A stretch of the Photobacterium toruni genome encodes the following:
- a CDS encoding TIGR04211 family SH3 domain-containing protein, with protein sequence MKYLISFFLFCFTLISPFANAAQTHYISDNLFTYLLKGPGSQYRIVGSVNAGSPVTLLETDKGYSRVTDARGRTGWVESKFISKDVALQERLPVLETELATLKTKLAEALSTNDNKHSELNNALAQRNSQINKLETHNAQLQNALTTAQDEVHSLRAKIDTQKDDLLMKWFTYGGVVAGIGLLLGLILPHITPRRRKRTNGWA encoded by the coding sequence GTGAAGTACCTCATAAGCTTTTTTTTGTTCTGTTTTACACTAATTAGTCCATTTGCTAATGCCGCACAAACCCATTATATTTCTGATAACTTATTTACTTATCTATTAAAAGGTCCCGGTAGCCAATACCGCATTGTAGGTAGCGTTAATGCAGGCTCTCCCGTCACATTATTAGAAACAGATAAAGGTTATAGCCGTGTAACTGATGCTCGTGGTCGTACTGGCTGGGTTGAATCTAAATTCATATCAAAAGATGTCGCACTGCAAGAACGTCTACCCGTACTTGAAACGGAATTAGCCACTCTAAAGACTAAACTAGCAGAAGCACTATCAACTAATGACAATAAACACAGTGAATTAAATAACGCCCTAGCTCAACGTAATAGCCAAATTAATAAACTAGAAACACATAATGCTCAATTACAAAATGCGTTGACCACAGCTCAAGATGAAGTACATAGCTTACGCGCCAAAATTGATACTCAAAAAGATGATTTATTAATGAAATGGTTTACTTACGGTGGCGTAGTTGCAGGAATTGGTTTGTTATTAGGATTAATACTACCGCACATCACACCACGTCGCCGCAAGCGTACTAATGGCTGGGCATAA
- a CDS encoding TIGR00153 family protein, whose product MPVNTIMGLFAKSPIKPLQRHVIRVTECCDLLIPFFEACNAGDWEKAAILREQISQLEKDADVLKREIRLKLPRGLFMPVDRTDMLGLLTQQDKLANLSKDIAGRVLGRKLQMPAIMYPDFVAYIQRCLDAADQARRVINELDELLETGFKGREVTLVAEMINQLDVIEDDTDAMQVILRQQLMSIEDQHSPVDVMFLYKILEWVGAIADQAQRVGSRLEIMLSRS is encoded by the coding sequence ATGCCAGTAAATACAATTATGGGGCTCTTTGCAAAATCCCCAATCAAACCACTACAACGCCATGTTATTCGCGTAACTGAGTGTTGTGACCTGCTTATTCCATTCTTTGAAGCATGTAATGCTGGAGATTGGGAAAAGGCGGCTATTTTACGCGAACAGATATCGCAACTTGAAAAAGATGCGGATGTACTTAAGCGTGAGATCCGTCTGAAGCTTCCTCGTGGTCTTTTCATGCCAGTAGATCGTACTGATATGTTAGGACTGTTAACCCAGCAGGACAAACTTGCTAACCTCTCTAAAGATATCGCTGGTCGAGTCTTAGGTCGTAAGCTACAAATGCCTGCTATCATGTACCCAGACTTCGTGGCATATATTCAACGTTGCTTAGACGCGGCTGATCAAGCTCGTCGTGTAATCAATGAATTGGATGAATTACTCGAAACTGGTTTCAAAGGCAGAGAAGTGACGCTTGTCGCGGAAATGATTAATCAGCTAGATGTTATCGAAGATGATACCGATGCTATGCAGGTTATTTTACGTCAACAATTAATGTCCATCGAAGACCAACACAGCCCGGTGGATGTCATGTTCCTGTACAAAATTCTCGAGTGGGTAGGCGCAATTGCTGATCAAGCACAGCGGGTCGGCTCACGTTTAGAAATTATGCTCTCGCGTTCTTAA
- a CDS encoding CYTH and CHAD domain-containing protein has protein sequence METEIELKFFVLPEFSTQLVEKISAAKILQQSCRELGNIYFDTPDQVLRQHDIGLRIRRFDDVFVQTLKTAGRVVAGLHQRPEYNVEVNSTEPCLALHPADAWPHDFDVVAVQQQIQPLFSTDFTRQQWLIAMADGSQIELAFDYGEVSVDDKRSSICEVELELKSGQTDALFTLARELCVDGGMRLGNLSKAARGYRLAADYQGDPIKPLVFVNATAQDSVESTFIKTLEHALDHWLYHEQIYVERQDPQALVQISQALSLLRQTFATFGGIIPRRASALLRQELQWLEGELSWLEDANSIQELIDDKAYVLRKLNVRKELQQQLELRYQDLPDSDAMIQLIRSARYCGLLLDLSRWILSRGWQPFLDDKSRTKLAAPVKAFADNMLTRSWSELLDVFPIERQLSRIDYLDQKPRLLRNLMSGIAFAGLYDEDRRASFRMPWLDLLQGLEDLRGLEPIRQLLALFEGDDLAQIQKWLQRQEESLLHAMSQTRQISIELTPYWP, from the coding sequence ATGGAAACCGAGATAGAACTGAAGTTTTTTGTCTTACCAGAATTTTCAACCCAGCTAGTAGAGAAAATTTCTGCGGCTAAAATTCTGCAACAAAGCTGTCGAGAGTTGGGTAATATTTACTTTGATACTCCCGATCAAGTATTGCGTCAGCATGATATTGGTCTGCGTATTCGTCGTTTTGATGATGTGTTTGTTCAGACATTAAAAACCGCAGGCCGTGTTGTTGCTGGATTACACCAGCGTCCTGAATACAATGTTGAAGTCAATAGTACGGAACCGTGTTTAGCGCTTCACCCTGCAGATGCTTGGCCTCATGATTTTGATGTTGTGGCTGTTCAGCAGCAAATTCAGCCATTATTTAGTACTGATTTTACACGCCAGCAATGGTTAATCGCAATGGCAGATGGTAGTCAAATTGAATTAGCATTTGATTATGGTGAAGTGAGTGTTGATGATAAACGCTCATCTATTTGTGAAGTAGAATTAGAACTAAAATCGGGTCAAACCGACGCTTTATTCACTTTAGCGCGTGAATTATGTGTTGATGGTGGAATGCGATTAGGTAATCTTAGTAAGGCAGCTCGTGGCTACCGACTTGCTGCGGATTATCAAGGTGATCCAATCAAGCCATTAGTTTTTGTTAATGCAACGGCTCAAGATTCAGTTGAATCAACATTTATTAAGACGCTTGAACATGCGTTAGATCACTGGTTGTACCATGAGCAAATTTATGTGGAACGTCAAGATCCACAAGCATTGGTACAAATATCACAAGCGTTGAGTCTATTACGTCAAACTTTTGCGACTTTTGGTGGCATTATTCCTCGTCGTGCCAGTGCGTTATTACGTCAAGAATTACAGTGGCTGGAAGGTGAGCTTAGTTGGTTAGAAGATGCTAATAGCATTCAAGAATTGATTGACGATAAGGCTTATGTTCTGCGTAAGCTGAATGTTCGTAAAGAGTTACAACAGCAGTTAGAACTGCGTTATCAAGATCTTCCTGACAGTGATGCTATGATTCAACTAATCCGTTCAGCGCGTTATTGTGGATTACTACTTGATTTGAGTCGTTGGATCTTAAGTCGAGGTTGGCAGCCATTTCTTGATGATAAGTCACGTACTAAGCTAGCAGCGCCAGTGAAAGCATTTGCAGATAATATGTTGACCCGTTCATGGTCTGAATTACTTGATGTTTTTCCTATTGAGCGTCAACTAAGTCGTATTGATTATCTTGATCAAAAACCACGTTTATTACGTAATTTAATGAGTGGAATTGCATTTGCTGGCTTGTATGATGAAGATCGTCGTGCATCTTTTAGAATGCCGTGGTTAGATTTATTACAAGGTCTAGAAGATTTACGCGGACTAGAGCCTATCCGCCAGTTATTAGCCTTGTTTGAAGGTGATGATTTAGCGCAAATTCAAAAGTGGTTACAACGTCAAGAAGAATCATTGTTACATGCAATGAGCCAGACTCGGCAGATCAGTATTGAACTAACCCCTTACTGGCCGTAA
- a CDS encoding methyl-accepting chemotaxis protein, whose amino-acid sequence MATLEFKPWEKWLTNLKLRPKLILLMVFSSLLLIGKQLWDAELFYQSVIATQQNNVHLLAQSNAQILTSLIATDTQSSALVTSKLSATMSVHGVYVIDYKNDNMLNESKLNQEIKLNVPLNNGQTLSQLLHDPMLNNQAFMRQDHDGYGYIVKLPALQLAVISYQSNALAAGYYQQYLVQIVWQTSLMVAIFVVALLLASRIMLRQIGSLKQSIQAFANNDLSQPIAMVCRDEFGELSRELEQSRCQFKAVFIAQRQAANTLSQSAEMMSLMMEQTKESSQEEFSEIDQLASAMAEMTSTVQTVAGHARDASNATSNTAEQAATGQQFVSRTMVTINQLSNDITQSAAAVNQVETRVDKISSVIVTIQSISEQTNLLALNAAIEAARAGDAGRGFAVVADEVRNLAQRTQTATVEIQDMIAQLQQSAQQAVNLMERSVLEAGEGVDLVTSAGGELNKIVDQIQGINDMNFHIAAAAEQQSAVADEMNINLTNVRELVDGSVGVVTELAQTSIAMQHQASDLETKIDTFKV is encoded by the coding sequence ATGGCAACGCTAGAGTTTAAACCTTGGGAAAAGTGGTTAACAAATCTTAAATTAAGACCTAAACTTATTTTACTGATGGTGTTTAGTTCGTTGTTATTAATTGGCAAACAGTTATGGGATGCCGAGTTATTTTACCAATCTGTTATTGCGACTCAGCAAAACAACGTTCATCTATTAGCGCAGTCAAATGCTCAAATACTTACGAGCTTAATTGCAACTGATACTCAATCTTCAGCTTTAGTTACTTCCAAATTATCTGCGACAATGAGTGTTCATGGAGTGTATGTTATTGATTATAAAAATGACAATATGCTCAACGAATCTAAACTAAATCAAGAGATTAAATTAAATGTACCGCTAAATAACGGACAAACGTTGAGTCAACTTTTGCATGATCCGATGCTAAATAATCAAGCATTTATGCGACAAGATCATGATGGCTATGGCTATATAGTTAAACTTCCAGCATTACAGTTAGCTGTTATTAGTTACCAATCAAATGCATTAGCTGCAGGTTATTATCAACAGTACTTAGTGCAGATTGTGTGGCAAACATCATTAATGGTGGCGATTTTTGTGGTGGCGCTATTGCTCGCATCGAGGATTATGTTACGTCAAATTGGAAGTTTAAAACAAAGTATTCAGGCATTTGCTAATAATGATTTATCACAGCCAATAGCAATGGTGTGTCGTGATGAATTTGGTGAATTAAGCCGTGAGCTTGAGCAAAGTCGTTGTCAGTTTAAAGCGGTATTTATTGCTCAGCGACAGGCTGCCAATACGCTGTCACAATCAGCTGAAATGATGTCATTAATGATGGAGCAAACCAAAGAATCATCGCAAGAAGAATTTTCTGAAATTGACCAACTAGCTTCGGCTATGGCTGAGATGACATCAACAGTCCAAACCGTTGCTGGTCATGCGCGTGATGCGTCTAATGCGACTTCAAATACTGCAGAGCAAGCAGCAACAGGACAACAATTTGTGAGTCGTACGATGGTGACGATTAATCAACTATCTAATGATATTACTCAATCGGCAGCAGCCGTTAATCAAGTTGAAACACGTGTCGATAAAATAAGCTCGGTGATTGTAACGATTCAAAGTATTTCTGAACAAACCAATTTATTGGCACTCAATGCGGCGATAGAAGCTGCGCGAGCAGGAGATGCTGGACGAGGGTTTGCTGTCGTGGCTGATGAAGTACGTAACCTTGCACAGCGCACTCAGACGGCAACGGTTGAAATTCAAGATATGATTGCTCAATTACAGCAAAGTGCTCAGCAAGCGGTTAATTTAATGGAACGCAGTGTACTTGAAGCGGGTGAAGGGGTTGATCTCGTCACGAGTGCTGGTGGTGAGTTAAATAAAATTGTTGATCAAATTCAGGGTATCAATGATATGAATTTTCATATTGCAGCAGCTGCTGAACAGCAAAGTGCGGTGGCTGATGAAATGAATATTAACCTAACAAATGTACGAGAATTGGTTGATGGATCGGTTGGTGTTGTTACTGAGCTTGCGCAAACATCAATAGCAATGCAGCATCAAGCCAGTGATTTAGAAACGAAAATAGATACATTTAAAGTGTAA
- a CDS encoding general secretion pathway protein GspB produces the protein MSQLLTALKQSDKNNTAQLNTANIHREAVKIVHPMQAVKAQQSRVKWVMPIVIALLPAALIVAYKVYHQHADVVTITANYQPSAVTATLPPSVLQAPKLQALERESTATNADVIFMAYPDIVTEPLPISDGLYVASPAYQSSSDIDTHNIELREQDRDLGPSDDQQIQHVAKVTATSHDPYKLEDLDLSDLSPDLAAKLKSAIVATDGEQYQDSDVDRSGADRNTSDHYPTVTQKPKNSVIPIGLLPTTVQRKLPKMNFNQHIYSSSPTKRWVKVNGHERHQGDIIAPGVKLVKIESRDVVLTFDGYEISMPALSEW, from the coding sequence ATGTCTCAATTATTAACTGCATTAAAACAATCAGATAAAAATAATACAGCCCAGTTAAATACAGCTAATATCCACCGTGAGGCGGTAAAAATTGTGCATCCGATGCAGGCAGTTAAAGCGCAGCAATCTCGAGTAAAATGGGTAATGCCAATTGTTATTGCCTTGTTACCGGCAGCTTTGATTGTTGCATATAAGGTTTATCACCAGCATGCCGACGTGGTAACGATAACAGCTAACTATCAACCATCAGCAGTAACAGCAACGTTGCCACCGTCAGTGTTACAAGCACCCAAGCTGCAAGCGTTAGAGAGAGAATCTACAGCGACAAATGCGGATGTGATTTTCATGGCATATCCTGATATTGTGACAGAGCCATTACCCATTAGTGATGGTCTATATGTGGCTTCTCCTGCATATCAATCATCTTCAGATATTGATACTCATAATATTGAATTACGTGAACAAGACCGAGATCTTGGCCCCAGTGATGATCAGCAGATTCAGCATGTGGCTAAAGTTACAGCAACATCCCATGATCCTTATAAGTTAGAGGATCTCGATTTATCTGATTTATCCCCCGATCTTGCTGCAAAACTTAAATCAGCCATTGTGGCAACTGATGGTGAACAATATCAAGACAGTGATGTTGATCGTAGTGGGGCTGATCGTAATACTAGCGATCATTATCCAACAGTAACTCAGAAACCTAAAAATAGCGTTATTCCTATAGGATTATTGCCTACAACGGTACAACGTAAGTTGCCTAAAATGAATTTTAACCAGCATATTTACTCTTCTTCACCGACTAAACGTTGGGTGAAAGTGAATGGTCACGAACGTCATCAAGGTGACATAATCGCACCTGGGGTTAAGCTCGTTAAGATTGAATCACGAGATGTGGTTTTGACCTTTGATGGTTATGAAATCAGTATGCCAGCATTATCTGAATGGTAA
- a CDS encoding inorganic phosphate transporter: MEILANYGTLLIGVAAFFGLLMAIGIGANDVANAMGTSVGSKALTVKQAIIIAMIFEFAGAYLAGGEVTDTIRKGVIETSLYAAHPETLVFGMMSALLAAGTWLLVASFMGWPVSTTHSIIGAIIGFACVSVGTNAVDWHSIQGIVGSWLVTPFIAGIFAYLIFISAQRLIFDTDNPMANAKRFVPVYMFITAMVIALVTIKKGLKHIGLHLTTGEAWIASLVISFIVMVVGYFYIQRKYADDDLVDSNGYAGVESVFSVLMVVTACAMAFAHGSNDVANAIGPLSAVVSTIESSGQIAAQSQIAWWILPLGGIGIVIGLATLGHKVMATVGTGITELTPSRGFAAQLATASTVVLASGTGLPISTTQTLVGAVLGVGFARGIAALNLGVVRNIVASWIVTLPAGALLAVIFFYIIQALFS; the protein is encoded by the coding sequence ATGGAAATCCTGGCTAACTACGGCACTCTATTAATTGGAGTGGCAGCTTTTTTTGGTCTTTTGATGGCGATTGGTATTGGTGCAAATGATGTTGCCAATGCCATGGGCACTTCAGTTGGTTCAAAAGCACTTACAGTAAAACAAGCGATCATCATTGCGATGATTTTTGAATTTGCAGGTGCTTATCTTGCAGGTGGTGAAGTTACCGATACTATTCGAAAGGGTGTTATCGAAACCTCTCTATATGCAGCCCACCCTGAAACCCTAGTTTTTGGCATGATGTCAGCGCTTCTTGCTGCTGGTACATGGCTACTTGTCGCCTCTTTTATGGGCTGGCCTGTTTCAACAACACACTCAATTATCGGTGCTATCATCGGTTTTGCTTGTGTGTCAGTTGGCACCAATGCAGTGGATTGGCATTCAATTCAAGGTATTGTGGGTAGCTGGTTAGTTACACCGTTTATTGCTGGTATATTTGCATATCTGATTTTTATCAGTGCTCAAAGATTAATCTTTGATACTGATAACCCGATGGCAAATGCAAAACGTTTCGTCCCTGTCTACATGTTTATCACAGCGATGGTCATTGCGTTGGTAACAATTAAGAAAGGTTTGAAACATATAGGTTTGCATCTGACAACGGGCGAAGCTTGGATTGCATCTCTTGTTATTTCATTTATCGTTATGGTAGTCGGTTACTTCTACATTCAGCGTAAATATGCTGATGACGATCTAGTAGATAGCAATGGTTATGCTGGCGTTGAAAGTGTATTTAGCGTATTGATGGTTGTTACTGCGTGTGCGATGGCATTTGCCCATGGTTCAAACGACGTAGCAAATGCAATTGGTCCACTATCAGCAGTTGTTTCAACTATTGAAAGTTCAGGTCAAATTGCAGCACAAAGCCAAATCGCATGGTGGATCCTTCCATTAGGCGGTATTGGTATCGTCATCGGTCTAGCTACTCTTGGTCATAAAGTAATGGCTACCGTAGGTACAGGCATCACAGAGTTAACACCGAGCCGTGGCTTTGCTGCTCAGTTAGCAACAGCATCGACTGTTGTACTAGCATCAGGTACTGGTTTACCAATCTCAACCACACAAACACTTGTAGGTGCGGTATTGGGTGTTGGTTTTGCTCGTGGCATTGCAGCTCTTAACTTAGGTGTTGTTCGCAACATTGTTGCTTCGTGGATTGTAACATTGCCAGCAGGTGCATTACTTGCTGTCATTTTCTTCTACATTATACAAGCACTTTTTAGTTAA